The region AGATACACTGTATTTAAGGAGGAGTTAAAATGAATAAACCAAATGTTTTGGGAGAAGAGAAGGTTTCTAAGTTGCTAATTCAATTCTCTGTTCCAGCGATTATTGGGATGATGGTTAATACCTTGTATAATATTGTTGACCGGATGTATATTGGAAATATTCCTGAGGTTGGAGGGCTAGCTTTAACTGGGGTCGGAATTACGATGCCAATTATGACGATTATTATGGCGTTTGGGATGCTAGTTGGCCTTGGAACAAGTGCTCGTATTTCATTAAAGTTAGGGCAGCATAAAAGAGATGAGGCGCAGCACCATTTAGGGAATGCTTTCGTTTTAATATTAATTTTAAGTTTGTTAATAACAGTTGTCGGTCTCTTATTTATGGACCCGATTTTATCAATGTTTGGGGCAAGTGCTGATACAGAGATTTATGCTTCACAATATATGCAAATTATCTTTATCGGGACAATCTTTAATATGATGAGTTTTGGATTAAATCACTCGATTCGTAGTGATGGTAATCCAAAAATTGCAATGTTATCAATGTTAATTGGGGCAGGTATTAATATTTTATTAGATCCTATTTTTATTTTCGTATTAGGACTTGGTGTACGAGGAGCAGCCATTGCGACTGTTTTATCTCAGATTGCATCATCGATTTGGATTTTATATTATTTCACTAAAGGTAAAAGTAATATTAAAATTACACGTCAAAGTATGAAGTTAGATAAGGTAATTATTCTTAGTATTTTCTCGATTGGGATGAGTCCATTTGCGATGCAAATCGCACAAAGTATTGTCCAAGTTATTTCAAATAACTCACTAAAAATGTATGGTGGAGATTTAGCAATTGGTGCTATGGCCATTGTAAGTAGTATCTCGTTAATCTTTACGATGCCATTATTCGGTCTAAATCAAGGTTCACAGCCAATTATCGGGTTTAATTATGGTGCAAAAAAATACCATCGTGTTAAACAAGCTGTAACGTACGCAGTTATTGTTGCAACAATTATCGTGACGTTTGGATGGATTGTGATTCAGACGTATCCAGAAGCGTTAATTCGTTTGTTTAGTAATGATGCAAGTTTATCAGAGATGGCAACAGGTGGATTGAAAATCTTCTTATTCATGTTACCAGTGCTCGGATTCCAAATCATTAGTTCAAACTTCTATTTATCAATTGGTAAAGCAAAAGTTTCGATGTTTTTAAGTTTATTGAGACAAGTGATTTTATTAATTCCTTGTTTACTTATCTTGCCTCATATCGGTGGTTTAGGATTAACGGGTGTTTGGTTAGCAGGGCCAGTAGCTGATGGATTAGCATCTTTAATTACAGGAATCATTTTCTTCCGCTCGGTACGTGGCTTAAAAGAAGCTAAAGAACCGCAATTGGAGGTAACTCATCCAGAGAAAATTATGCAAGCATAATATTTCGATTGATTTTGAACGCTTAAATAGTCTAAGATAGATGTAAGGGGGCGTTAGTGATGAGTAAACTGTTGATTAAAGTTGAAAATATGAGCTGTCAACATTGTGTGAAATCTATTCATGATGCTGTGGCAGGAATTACTGGTGTTAAAGAAGTAAAAATTGATTTGAAGACTAAGCTAGTTCAAATTGATTATGATGAAAAGTTTATTAGTCAGTTTATTTTGATTGAAAAAATAGAAGATCAAGGTTTTAATATCCAATTATAGTAAAAGAAGTGTGCAAATGCACACTTCTTTTTGTTTATTTTATAAGATATAATTAGACACAAGATAAGGTTATTCGGGATGACTTATCTTATAAAACAGGGATAGCAAAAAAACATCTTTCTTTTTAAAGATGTTTTTTTCATTTAGTAATAGTTATTGGATGGGATGAGTTACATCATATTTAATTTTATTCTTGTCAAAACCAATTATTTCAAGGTGTCGATCGAGCATAGTTGAAATTCGGGAGCTTCCAAGTAAGTTGTAAAATTCATACGCTCTACGGAAATGGAACGTGGCATGTTCCTCATCTCCTAAAAAATGAAGTGCTGTAGCTTTAGTGGCATTTAAATCTCCAGCATAGATATAGACGAATTTACAATTAGATAGATTAATTCCTTTAGTTGCTATCTCGATACATTTAACATAATTTTTCTCTTGTAGGTAAAATTGCGCTAAATAGAAATAAGCTCTTAAAATATGGAGTGTTTCGACATTTTCATAATTTGCTAACCGACTTTCAACTGATGTTGTTAATAATTCAATTGCTTCTTGACGTTGTCCAAGTGTGAATAAGCAAGTAGCTTTGTCAGTATTAATCCCGATTTCTTCAATTGTAAAGATATGAAGTCTTTCACTCCCTGTTTCGTCCATTAAAGAAAAAGTGCGAAGAGCCTCATTAAAATATTCAAGTGCCTTAGCAGCATTTTTATATTTTTTGAGCTGAACCACTCCTTGTTGATAAGTATAGGCTTGTTTTCCTACTCCATATTGAAAATCGGGAAGGTTGGCACATTTTTGAAGAAGTTGTTCTAAAAGGTCGTAATTGCCCATTGTTGTACATTGCTTCATTTGATGCATATAGTCACTTGTTTGCTCAAAGTTAATGTAATAACACTGTTCAATTAAGACACGAATATCAACACGCAATTTATTACAAAGTTGATAGAGAAGCTCAAGACTAGGATTGCGTTTACCATTTAAGATTTTGTTTAAATGATCCCGAGGTGTAATGCCAGCAGCGAGTTCACTTTGTGTCATCCCTTTTTCTTGAGCAATTTCTTTTAATTTCTGTGTAAGAAGTTGAAAGTTAATATAATAACCGTTCAAATTGGGATATTCTGTCTTTTCCATTTTGTCCT is a window of Turicibacter sanguinis DNA encoding:
- a CDS encoding MATE family efflux transporter, whose amino-acid sequence is MNKPNVLGEEKVSKLLIQFSVPAIIGMMVNTLYNIVDRMYIGNIPEVGGLALTGVGITMPIMTIIMAFGMLVGLGTSARISLKLGQHKRDEAQHHLGNAFVLILILSLLITVVGLLFMDPILSMFGASADTEIYASQYMQIIFIGTIFNMMSFGLNHSIRSDGNPKIAMLSMLIGAGINILLDPIFIFVLGLGVRGAAIATVLSQIASSIWILYYFTKGKSNIKITRQSMKLDKVIILSIFSIGMSPFAMQIAQSIVQVISNNSLKMYGGDLAIGAMAIVSSISLIFTMPLFGLNQGSQPIIGFNYGAKKYHRVKQAVTYAVIVATIIVTFGWIVIQTYPEALIRLFSNDASLSEMATGGLKIFLFMLPVLGFQIISSNFYLSIGKAKVSMFLSLLRQVILLIPCLLILPHIGGLGLTGVWLAGPVADGLASLITGIIFFRSVRGLKEAKEPQLEVTHPEKIMQA
- a CDS encoding heavy-metal-associated domain-containing protein, which encodes MSKLLIKVENMSCQHCVKSIHDAVAGITGVKEVKIDLKTKLVQIDYDEKFISQFILIEKIEDQGFNIQL
- a CDS encoding helix-turn-helix domain-containing protein; this encodes MEKTEYPNLNGYYINFQLLTQKLKEIAQEKGMTQSELAAGITPRDHLNKILNGKRNPSLELLYQLCNKLRVDIRVLIEQCYYINFEQTSDYMHQMKQCTTMGNYDLLEQLLQKCANLPDFQYGVGKQAYTYQQGVVQLKKYKNAAKALEYFNEALRTFSLMDETGSERLHIFTIEEIGINTDKATCLFTLGQRQEAIELLTTSVESRLANYENVETLHILRAYFYLAQFYLQEKNYVKCIEIATKGINLSNCKFVYIYAGDLNATKATALHFLGDEEHATFHFRRAYEFYNLLGSSRISTMLDRHLEIIGFDKNKIKYDVTHPIQ